A region of the Ciona intestinalis chromosome 12, KH, whole genome shotgun sequence genome:
TGTGAGCGCGGTAAAACGAAACGGACAATGGAATATTGTGGTTGTGTCCACCCAGTCACGTGTATCCAATATTCGTTTTAATTGGAGGAGAAGAACTTACGTCATCGGGATGCTAAAAGAAGCGGAAGTTGCGACGTGATGACGCCTTTGGTTACGTCATCATTATGCAACTCTCTCAGGGTGATTTGTTTACCacgtatttttattcttacgaaataaaacaaatgtcattAACTAAACAGTGTTGAGTGTTAGGACAGTAGAACATCATGCCTTGTTAATGGAGGACAATTTGAAGCAGCTAGCGCACCAGCAAGCAACTAACAAACCATACAAACAcgagtttttataaaatggtatGACGGTGCTTCCCCTCGAGGGAAACTTATTTTTGTATGCAAATCGAACACGAAACATTCACAAACTTCGTTTAATGTTAAGAGTCAGTAGGCTAATCTCAGTTAAACCCTTCATATTGGGAGTAAAAATGCATTTGTGGGTTTCTTTAGAAAACCTCGTATATTATTAACCGACTGCCGAGAGCTGATATTATCGTACCGGATCGAATTCCAGTCATTAGAACGCTGCCCTGGATCGGTACGGAAGCCAGATAGGCCTATCACCTGACCTGACCTGACCTTGACATTATACCGTTCagaatatgttaaaaatatacttacaGTTTTTAAGTTCCAAGATGCATCATATTATAGCTGAAGAATCATTTGATTTCGCTTCTCCGAGTCCAATAGTGACAGCAAAAAGTAGGGGGTCCACGAAAGCAGCATAGATGGAAAAATTGAATCACGCACAAAGGTATTTTGTTCAAGATAGTATATTTAATCATCGCTTGTAGAACGGTTTGTCATCCGGTTTAGGAAGCCTTGGATAATCACGTATATATGATGAACCTAGgaaccaaataaataaaggaGTACGGCGTAAGATGGATCCTGTTACTACATAATATCTAATATTTCCTATTCGATTCGtttataattaacaacgcgTTATGACAGTCTTAAGAATGCGGTTATAGAATTTTGTTATCATTGCTTGTTTACCAataaatgagacgataaaggGAATGAAAATATGATCCAATTTAACGAATTATACTCACGGTTATTTCTTTCTAAGAATATTTGGAACAAATTTTCCATCTTTCCAATCATCATCATCGCTTGTATTTTCAGAGAAAGTTATTTACAAAACCAAGCGCAgaataaaatcacaaaatcAAGCTACcgtaaaattgaaaataaagcacgaaaaacaaaaagttggcCCAAACATGATACTGTGGCAACGTCACAAATTACGAAAGACAAAGTTTTTCAATGACAACACAAGGTCCTTCACGTTGGGGTGAATGTGGTAACTTCGCTAATCTCCAATCTGTAGCGTTATGATGCTTCATTCGAACTAGCTGCTGAAGATGGGCATTTGCCAGTTCATGTTCATTCTGTGTAAAAACACATGTTGTCACTCAAGTTAACTATGTAAATGACCCAACCAAGTCTGCTTATtaacacactgcaatagctgcagcaactcgactgtgagcatggaagtggcaaccatggataagtcactcaagtttccaCCAACCAAAATGTAAATCAAACTATGCAATTCCAATTATATCCGGCATTACTTATAATGTGCTTATGATTTACTTACATAAATAACCACCAACATAACATCATATTCACCTGGTTAATGTAAACGGAACATTTTAAAGTCGCCACCTTTTCATTGGAAACTTCTGATGCGCTGTAATGTATATGAACAATTATAgggttttatattcaatataagTAGAAAAAACTTACACAATATCTTCGGTAGATGTGGGTGGTCCTTCATTctgtggtaaaaaataaactatattttctgttgttgTCAAAATTACTGTGTCGGTTAACCACAACTTACATAAACCCCTGAGAAAAGTGGGCCAACCCATTCaagattattgttttgttaatactttataaatacacctAAAATCTCGGCTAAACTTACTTCAGTGTTGCGCAACAAGATTTGCGACAGTGTTGCCTTTGATTGAAAACTATCTTCGGtatctgttgttgttttaacttcaCTTCTGCAAACCGCAACGACATCAGCAGTTTTTTGAACGACATCAGCATTTTTGTGAATGACCTCGGCAGTTTTTTGAATGACCTCGGCAGTTTTTTGAATGACATCAGCATTTTTGTGAATGACATCAGCAGTTTTGTGAATGACACcagcattttttttacaaacactTTGTACAACGATGTCATTGTCAGCAGTTTCTTCAATTATGACCTCAGCGCTTTCTtcgattatgacatcacaatgttgAATGACATCGGCATTATTATGCATGACCTCATCAGTATTTTGCGTGACATCATTACTTTTTTCGCCCACCCAAACACTGTTACCACAAGCAGTGTTTGATTGTTGAGTCACAATtggttcattattttttatgacatcataaacctTGTTAATGTTTGTTTGATCTCCATTGGCAACCATCgagatttgttttaatttcttttctttgttcatATCTCGctgttttaacaagtttttcaTTCGTCGTTTCGTCCAATCAAATatctgttaaatataaattgttacgACAGCTGCagtagttttaatttatgcacacaaaaaatgtcatacgcttaaacagttttttataaaaaaaaacaagttttataaaaaacatatatatcatATGCGTACATTAATACCACataatcatatatattttatgtatatacacaattgtttaaatcataaGTACTTTTGAAACAACATCCACATAAAAAACATGCTGAATCATCATTACCTTAATTAATTTGTGCTGAGTCATGAAATGATGATACAGCTCTTGACCGCCACCTAGCACATTACAATTAAGAACGGGGCATTGTTTGTAAGAATCGCCAGTGCTTGTCTTGCGAGTACAACATCTAGATGAAAAGATATAACAGATAAGCTGCCTCGTGTACAATCCAATACATGTTGAAACAAAACCACAAAGGCATATTATGGCATGGATCaaaatcataaataaaaaaataaaaattaactttaatctTAAAACTACATGTGAAAAATCTGGGGGAAAAGGTTTCATAAATAAGGTACCTCATGCtccctgtgttataactacaatACTAGTAACTGGTCATTTTAGAAAGTAACTTTCCTCTTAAACCTATATGCCCAATTTCTGcttaacaaataaacaaacattgtaacttgtatccaggcacgagatgtatggaacagaacactggtgttataacaactgtcgttaccccgccatgcgaggataaataagttacatatgtggtaacttgtaagcgggcacaagatgtatgaaatagaacactggtgttataatGGCTGTCGTTTCCCTGCTATTcttggataaataagttacattcattcatgtctCGCCATTGCCTCCAAAGAATAtgaacaaaactaaaaaactatATCTATATGTTGGGCATCTTTTAATACAAACCTTGTAGCATAGGCTTTGATTTCCGAACATATAATATTGAGGGTTTCTGGATCCTGTAATCCCTCATGAGTTGCCTGTACAAGTTTCTCTCTGCCTTTCCAAATCACCGATTGAGCTCtgagaatatttacataaatataaaataacaagatAATAAACCATATCTGCCTGATAtgcataataaaacaaaaatatcggacagtaacttggtccatcatcagtgtaaaagaggttactatctaccagttactgtccgaaacatctgctgatcatgagtttagtatccagacagtaacttggtccatcatcagtgtaaaagaggttactatccaccagttactgtccgaaacatctgctgatcatgagtttagtatccagacagtaacttggtccatcatcagtgtaaaagaggttactatccaccaagttactgtccaaAACATTTGCTGATCAtaagtttagtatccagacagtaacttggtccatcatcagtgtaaaaaaaggttactatccaccaagttactgtccgaaacttCTAAGTCTTGGCCAAGGACACAGACTCCATCAATGGTATCGGcattgagcattgaacccggtatcctttgCTTACAAAGCAAGCGTTGAACCACTAAGCCACAGCACAAGACATTCCTAATACTACAAACCATAGTGAAACCAACTCACACTTTGTCATTAGATTCCCACACCTTCCTAACCAACCACTTGTCAACAAACTCTTCATTCTCATCATCAGATATTATGACAGTTTCACAAACTTGATCGCTAATGTGgataacaatatattaatgaatgaaacttgatTATCCTCACATGGATGGACAACAACAgccattataacatgggtgttatgtttcatacacctcaaacCTGCTTGCGTTAATGCATTTGTTAGTTAATGggcgattgtttttttaggatatttgttttaaatgtattgttgaaaatttggacaacctataaAAGCAACATACATCTATAATGGTATAGCAGGGTCAACCCTTGCAATCATAAATTGTGGGCAACAAGCAAGCCTACCAACCACTGCTAGCATTGTACAATGCACTTTACACTAAACTTATGCAGCattaaacctcatgctcactgccaagttATTATGGCcgttgttttatacatatatacacatatactCACACATTGACATGAGCTATTTGTTCATGCTTGCTTAACAATTCCTTTGTACCAAACGCGCTACGACAACTTGATAATACGCACAAATATAAACCATGGTCCTCCAACACGTGATCCTGGGAACATATAAGGattgtgtttgtgttttggtAAATCTGggtaatattgtaaaatacactcatagttgtcaaacatagggaacctcattgattaatgtggtgaatgcaatatactttggctctgcttgtttgtataaacacctaacagcagggtaaaacctggggtgacattgttaaaatacagttacactcatagttgtcaaacatagggaacctcattgattaatgtggtgaatgcaatatactttggctctgcttgtttgtacagacagctaacagcagggtaaaatctggggtgacattgttaaaatacagttacactcatagttgtcaaacatagggaacctcattgattaatgtggtgaatgcaacatactttggctctgcttgtttgtataaacacctaacagcagggtaaaatctggggtgacattgttaaaatacagttacactcatagttgtcaaacatagggttTTAAATGTCATCAGGGTAAAATCCGTTTCAGGCCCTAAAGTGGGTGTGTTAGAGCATTTGATGttaaaaatcttgttataaatttaaaacagaggTTTATATTCTCACCTTCAATGATAATTGGCTTCCATAGAAATTGGCACAGAACTTACAACCATATACAGAGTAGCTTGGTTGATCCTCATGTAGTTGGTCCATGTCAAGAAACAATCTGCCTTCATTTGGTGTGCTGCGTTTTATCATAAACGCATTTTTCTTTGAGActgaaaaagttttacaaattttgctgctgttgctacaataaaatatttgaattagaaactttaactttgttttaccaGTGTTTGCCTGTAATTTGGAGAGACATCTAAGGGTATTGCAGTAATGCagacaaacttatttatcatagAAACTATTTTTAGTATTAGGGCAGAAGGCTAATTTTAGTAGAATGGTCTTGCagtattgcaaaaaaaaagacACAAAGATATCATATAACTAAGTTTCAGCATTTGTTGCGTAGAATTGTGAAACGATTGAAAATTGGACAAGCTTCAAACAGATTAATATGATCAAGtattttgtgtgtttaaaatagattattctagaaaagaaaatgaaaatactaATTACCTGTATTTGNNNNNNNNNNNNNNNNNNNNNNNNNNNNNNNNNNNNNNNNNNNNNNNNNNNNNNNNNNNNNNNNNNNNNNNNNNNNNNNNNNNNNNNNNNNNNNNNNNNNNNNNNNNNNNNNNNNNNNNNNNNNNNNNNNNNNNNNNNNNNNNNNNNNNNNNNNNNNNNNNNNNNNNNNNNNNNNNNNNNNNNNNNNNNNNNNNNNNNNNNNNNNNNNNNNNNNNNNNNNNNNNNNNNNNNNNNNNNNNNNNNNNNNNNNNNNNNNNNNNNNNNNNNNNNNNNNNNNNNNNNNNNNNNNNNNNNNNNNNNNNNNNNNNNNNNNNNNNNNNNNNNNNNNNNNNNNNNNNNNNNNNNNNNNNNNNNNNNNNNNNNNNNNNNNNNNNNNNNNNNNNNNNNNNNNNNNNNNNNNNNNNNNNNNNNNNNNNNNNNNNNNNNNNNNNNNNNNNNNNNNNNNNNNNNNNNNNNNNNNNNNNNNNNNNNNNNNNNNNNNNNNNNNNNNNNNNNNNNNNTTTTTTTGGGCGAGAAATAGTTTCCCTCTGTCCCTCTACCAGTTTCCCTACCGTCACTCCACTTTTTTTGGgagaaaaatagtttccctctgtccctccaccagtttccctaCTGTCACTCCACTTTTTTTGGgcgaaaaatagtttccctccgtccctacaccagtttccctaccgtccctccaatttccctaccgtccctccacttatttcaggtaaaaattagtttccctCCTTCCCTCTaccagtttccctccgtccctccacttattttaggtaaaaattagtttccctccgtccctccaccagtttccctaCCGTTCCTCCACTTATTTCaggtaaaaattagtttccctccttccctccaccagtttccctaccgtccctccacttatttcaggtaaaaattagtttccctCTGTCCCTCTACAAGTTTCCCTCCGTTCCTCCacttattttaggtaaaaattagtttccctccgtTCCTTCACCATTTCCCTCTGTCCCTCCACCATATCCCTACCATCCCTCCCTTTTTTTAGGGCGAAAAATAGTTTCtctccgtccctccaccagtttccctaccgtcccttcacttattttgggtaaaaaatagtttccctctgTCCTTCCGCCCATAGGGTTTAAGCAAAGGAATTTTTGTTTCCCTTCGTCCCTCCATTTTGCTTCCTTCCCTCCTTTTAGTAACGGTattttccctccgtccctccctTTAGTACTCAGTTTTCCTCTGTCCCTCCGTCCCTCTATCCCTCCTTTTAGTGTTGTCCAACTTAGTAATATGCTttctatgaaaaaaatcaaacatagTAATACCTATTTCAttacagggtgttggggtggCATTGTCAGGCGCACTTTGgcgcatttttttaaattgcataaGAGGACCTGctttttatgatgtcatttgttttacagaaactAGGAAAACACGGcactagaaaaaaaacaacgctGTTGATCATTACTTAGTACCGTTTGTAGATCGTTTTTCGGTGATTGGGCTTCTCTGAAACACGCAATCTACACAATCTACGCAATcttctctaaaacacgcaatctacacaatcttctctaaaacacgcaatctacgcagtcttgttttgtcaaattagtaaaccaagtttttttattaaataaatacatatattaattaactaaatatgtcctaaaataaaataacgcaATCTATTAAATTAACACATAGCGCCACCTTTCGGTCAAGTCACGCAATCTACACAATCTAAGATATATACATAATCTGCACAGgctaattttgttaaaaaattaccaagtttttttcaaataaatgcatactttaaatttttcgtTAACTGTCCACCGTGTTGTTCTGTAGATTGGGTTGATATTCTGAGTATACCACAGTTAAATGAcagataaatttatttaaaaagacttGGTTTAACCTGTAACTATGTATAAAGCCAAAACGGCCAAGCCGAAACGTTAAGCAACCTTTGAAATATGTTGTAAAAGGTGGGTTAAATCAGGAGGCATGTCAACTTTAAACTATGACACACGTAAAAGTAAGATGCACATTGTTTCGcacaaactatttatatatgtcAGTGAAACATTGGTGCTTTGTTACCGATACCGATTGTTGGTAGAGCGTAAGTATTCGTGAACTGATATATCCGTTGACCTTTAGTTTGTGTGTCTTTCTTCATCTTGATGAGGTTGGCATTGaagctatttttttttatttttagaagaTTCTCTGCAGTTAGGATTTGATTAAGAACATTGGGTTGTGTTTGAAAATTAAGCATGCAAACCATAAAATGTGTGGTTGTTGGTGATGGTGCTGTTGGTAAAACCTGCCTTCTTATCTCATACACAACTAATAAGTTTCCTCAAGAGTATGTCCCGACTgtaagtattaaaaaattattatgtaatcatttttaattgtatagGCAATAGAAACAGGCAAAGCTTAAAGGGTTGGTTGCATAAGCGGCCAGTACGCATAGGCACGTAATGGGCCTACGTACAAAATAATCTAAACTGATGAAACATTAGTGTAAGGttatcattttaaagtttgtgttGTTTCAATTTTACTGATAACGTCTTTTTGCaccagtcaaaatatattttaatatttgcaccaattatATTTTCAGTCGGCGAATTTCACAGAAGCGAAGCTAAAGCTTCCGCAAAGTGAAAGACGGCAGCTTCTTTAAGCTTCCGTCTTTTTACATATGCTATTTAACGGTAAAAAGCATAGGCTGTGGCCTGTGGCTTTCTTTTAATGCGAGCAGATCGTGCTCACAAAGTATTCTCTCGTTTTCTGAAAAGAAACAGGCTAGAGCGTGCTCCATGTAAACGCGTGCTCATAACCGTTCACTCGTTTCTAAAAAAGAAACAGGCGAGAGCGTAAAGAGTGCTTCCTGCGAACGCTTGCTCATAAAGCGTTCtctcatttttataaaagaaacagaCTAGAGCGCGCTCTCTGCGAACGCGTGCTCTGATTTACGTTTACTGATAATATTAGTGTTTTTTACGCTGTACTTGGAAAAAATACAAGCATTGCCTAACGAAAACCGGGGTGGCCATACGTATTTCGCCACCCCACGTTCTGCTTCCGGGGTGGCGCCGCCACCCCGGCACCCCGGGTTTTGACGCCTATGACCACATGCACCCCTAATGTTACGCCTATGCATCTCATATTTCTGCAACGCTAAGCCATTTCAAGCCCAACCACAAGTAACATTCCTACCAACCAAGTCCCCACCTTATCATAGTTGCCCATAATGTTAACACGGATTCTGCTTCAGGTTCCGTACACAACAACTTGTAGCAGTTTGTCAACGTTCGAGCATGAAGCTTCAATTTATCATCAACTGCTTCCACTTCTGTCAAGTCATCTTGGAACCTCTAAAAATGATAATAcaatattgtataatataaatataatacccAATACATtaatagattaaaaatatgaattatatataattatatataaatatataaatataaaaacttcttatttatcttatcgattacagtagcgaaaattaaaaagtggAAAACGAAAAGACAATATATAGTGAAagctgttaaaacacacttacagttaaaaacaataaacatatggatatatacatattttattcatttacagGCTACAGCAAATAAACAGCGAGCGgtttatgtttcattatttCCTAGTTCATACTTCTAATGCAAAGATAACTGCTTCAATACATGAATCATACAAGAGGGGAAGTCGTTtttaaacagcttttaaaatgCGGTGGGAAATATTGTTGTGTTtctgatttttaaaactttatttttgaaCTTTATAATTACAGATACCATAAGTGACAAcagataaacaaacatatatatgtatatatgataTGAGCATGGGAAACATTCAACatgaaaaaacaattaagttGAATGTGTCTATATGTGGACAGTCTACAACTAACTTATTCAGAGGTGTATTAAAccaaacacttgtgttataatgactgccatTGCCCTGCCAGGTGAAAATAAAggagttttatttattcatttaaaatcagAACTCCTCTTGACTGTTTTGTTAAATCCCCCCCAAAAACCTACCAAAGCAAATTCTTGGATAGTTCCTTTCAAATTGTCTTTACTTGACGACGACATTTTAAAGTGATGATTCACTTATGGAAGGCAACAATAATATTCCTTTCGTATTGATTCCATAATAACAAGCAAATGTACttcttttattaatatttaccaaaagaATTGTAACTCCTGCAAATTATATAGGTTGTTTTAAGAACCACAACCACGCAAAATAGAAATaacgtttttatttcaaaatggTTTACCCAGCCATTATATGTgcctatacaaacaagcaacagagccaaagtatattgcattcaccacattaatcaatgaagttccTGGTTCCTAATGTTTGACGACTATAAGTGGCGAGTgctactttattttataatgtcatcccagattttgtttttaagctAAAAAACGTGGTATATATTTAACGTGTCAACACTAAAAGATATTTAACTGCTGTAAGAtctaaaactaaacaataGTTTAAACAGAAAGACAGGAATAAGTAATAGAACAAAATTAAAGTGaatttactaaatatttacacgaaacagctataaaatattgacaaGACTTTTCCATTTTAATACCAACTTATCAATTATGTCATATTGCAACATGCTTTCACTATAAAAGCTAAACAATtagatattattattttacaagcaacaaaacttgtaaaaacttACGTATACAACCGTAATACTAATCATGCGTTTATGGTATTTAAACCGtttgttatattattgtttCGTAGCTTTGTAATAACatgaataaatacaaaacatgccCGTGTTCGAAACTTTCGTGTTTACTGTTTGCTGCAAacttaaattttctaaactgCATGTGAGGAATTATTGAAGCATGTCGAATCACGTGGGTATAATCACGTAGGCCTGactatgtgacgtcatctttCTGCAAAATACGAAAGCTCTGGTTTTAAAGGAAGCAGCAGCGATCGTTTGTAAACCTAATGATACCCACGACtggctgttttgtttttcatact
Encoded here:
- the LOC100184243 gene encoding uncharacterized protein LOC100184243, with translation MIKRSTPNEGRLFLDMDQLHEDQPSYSVYGCKFCANFYGSQLSLKDHVLEDHGLYLCVLSSCRSAFGTKELLSKHEQIAHVNVDQVCETVIISDDENEEFVDKWLVRKVWESNDKVAQSVIWKGREKLVQATHEGLQDPETLNIICSEIKAYATRCCTRKTSTGDSYKQCPVLNCNVLGGGQELYHHFMTQHKLIKIFDWTKRRMKNLLKQRDMNKEKKLKQISMVANGDQTNINKVYDVIKNNEPIVTQQSNTACGNSVWVGEKSNDVTQNTDEVMHNNADVIQHCDVIIEESAEVIIEETADNDIVVQSVCKKNAGVIHKTADVIHKNADVIQKTAEVIQKTAEVIHKNADVVQKTADVVAVCRSEVKTTTDTEDSFQSKATLSQILLRNTENEGPPTSTEDIVASEVSNEKVATLKCSVYINQNEHELANAHLQQLVRMKHHNATDWRLAKLPHSPQREGPCVVIEKLCLS